One Fundulus heteroclitus isolate FHET01 chromosome 1, MU-UCD_Fhet_4.1, whole genome shotgun sequence genomic window carries:
- the LOC105922825 gene encoding activator of basal transcription 1 → TEMKSEEEEEKQRETRPEEEEEEEEAATQRAPDDEEEEEDGGKPKKKGDRKCVPGIVYLGHIPPRFRPKHLRNLLSVYGEVGRIFLQPEDRHVRKRKKKSGTRRCDFTEGWVEFRDKRVAKRVALSLHNTPMATKKRQRFFSDLWNIKYLHRFQWTHLSERLAYEQMVLQQRLRTEVSQAKRETNFYLNNVEKSARLDQLRKKRQRDGQQGEDKTWDFTQRQTEEEIQKKKKKDPVTQKRLDKAHLLQLESQSNVSLLAKIFNSNQSE, encoded by the exons ACAGAGATGAAgagtgaggaggaagaggagaagcagAGGGAGACGAgaccagaggaggaagaggaggaggaggaagcagcCACTCAGAGAGCTCCTgatgatgaggaagaggaggaggatggtggCAAGCCGAAGAAGAAGGGTGACAGGAAGTGTGTTCCAGGTATCGTCTACCTGGGCCACATTCCTCCGAGGTTCCGCCCCAAACACCTGAGGAACCTGCTGTCGGTCTACGGAGAGGTTGGGCGGATTTTCCTGCAGCCAGAAG ACCGCCatgtgaggaagaggaagaagaagtcCGGAACGAGAAGGTGTGACTTCACTGAAGGGTGGGTGGAGTTCAGAGACAAGCGAGTGGCAAAGCGAGTGGCGCTGTCGCTCCACAACACGCCGATGGCCACCAAGAAGCGCCAGAGATTCTTCTCTGACCTCTGGAACATCAAG TACCTGCACAGGTTCCAGTGGACTCACCTGAGCGAGCGGCTGGCCTACGAACAGATGGTGCTGCAGCAGAGACTCCGGACTGAAGTGTCTCAGGCCAAGAGGGAGACCAACTTCTACCTGAACAACGTGGAGAAGAGCGCCCGCCTGGACCAGCTGAGGAAGAAGAGGCAGAGAGACGGGCAGCAA GGGGAGGATAAGACGTGGGACTTCACGCAGCGccagacagaggaggagatccagaaaaagaagaagaaagaccCCGTTACCCAGAAGCGCCTGGATAAAGCCCACCTCCTGCAGCTGGAGAGCCAATCAAACGTCTCACTGTTGGCTAAGATTTTCAACTCCAACCAATCAGAGTAA